In Strix uralensis isolate ZFMK-TIS-50842 chromosome 7, bStrUra1, whole genome shotgun sequence, the following proteins share a genomic window:
- the ZNF518A gene encoding zinc finger protein 518A has protein sequence MPSEKEQVFSDKKQINLLKHNAAKNFFTDTTLEKALVNDPLSMMTQPAILDVSLSYGIKNVKIDLPKVNIPNEVLMKHEVDRFRKLFQCKQQTARKSLSLEKINGSSPSCSEGSHLQHKPEVQFEEGLKTTAKILNFTCTKCKDNIRYSPNDLQKHFQLLHYGELPLYPCEMCNFSANDFQSFKQHRRTHRSTLVRCELCNDEHMYTLLDLTKHFTSKHCVNGHFQCEKCGFSTQDVGTFVQHIHRHNEIPYKCGKCHYVSFTKEEFQKHHLAHSSTFPYGCQYCSYSTPRKDYLLKHIIALHRDHLYAKEKLENDKCEKRIVKTPAGLKLVLRRYKMGASKKAFWRRKKISSGSDTTGETNAQVLRSVNKIQTKAEELNQCTRDVEANEKDQITYTEKHNFMGGMLSATTAQYNKADDGTSYGLGLLKNAVHGPTVLMVKNNKISVPANYSAKFMGFKMVDGKQHIVIKLLPTSKQNVHLLGQKADPIKDGSTTPLLQTADPCDFSSGAIPHVTDQSTLKNNSVHPLTSPPFSCSAPHSGKTKVEKQNNSLFHGRSVSQTVAPSNVAVGKSSNSLPMKLGSTVPPCDEVTKVGTRSNISWGSYSPSHPQVLPPTITNTLHYDPMKMPFFPELKMQNGGLNNSNGSNNFYYSTSVDSSNEGLLSFHNYSKMDNSDNPCSIWMSTDDRYKEFISSKTVSFQNSRSESASSYSESMKGLKPEKTVSAQSNINKTYGHINTTNNSESSKSQSKCVVDSECFMEDQHNGQQYLDANTHQGFENVAEKFQENASDCVNSVLMPKITSVFSLQSEQAANYLSPEINQLLQDVLKVKATTQPESHSKSNNCVKLHSDKLLSGYETGNKAFTHLKSSATACGFQRSPPNVGFHLYKRELNTKCSINEGTHYGRERQTPRTSFDSQGMDKLSRSPGVGTLLKTHTDAIITQQLIKDKMLSTTPNPSSFSPVLREQKKTLLVQSPPSGFFVPLHLANQPGLQVVSGKSLPSTSSSDGHVTKGVPASFVLNKGPGMILTFSGTIGTVANVPSDSSQVSGRVASREYGKITIPASKVEGKNDSFRSGRSSCNRRACSTANDSLNSMPFKGPLVITNSSESSMKGISSVKVLSEHQDAVFGSLESVNQQELNQKQHVYALLPDGQQAVFLKCMTPNKPVVHKPSVFQDNAHYQNCQPKKTGAMQQKLLLKIKTSTSDTLADTTQSVSNSVPSLQLDNLQSLTPALAQKQTNLSSNDALILPGSLMPANASLANSNPACRVPPVEPVYSTKSAGTRLQKGSAESTQVITANNRNNFGSQKSTWSTRNRTAKVKPRLKQTGSKSSETVGVQRSKNFKRKSKDNCLEPPRKKVMLHRKCKEKNQAEVVSESGGLYKPRASKETVRTLKLLPFNSKQLVKCPRRNQPVVVLNHPDADVPEVVNVMKTIAKFKGHVLKVSLSKRTIEALLQPAFCNPLDVTTDDLSQKRHRTIKPISPVKERFVLKLTLKKTSKNNYQIVKTTSDNTLKAKFSCWFCGRIFDNQDNWVGHGQRHLMEATRDWNSLM, from the coding sequence ATGCCATCTGAAAAGGAACAGGTTTTTAGtgataaaaagcaaattaatttgttaaaacacAATGCTGCgaagaatttttttacagatACCACTTTGGAAAAAGCACTGGTGAATGATCCTTTAAGTATGATGACTCAACCAGCAATTTTAGATGTCAGTCTCTCTTACggaataaaaaatgtgaaaattgaTTTACCCAAGGTGAACATTCCAAATGAAGTATTAATGAAACATGAAGTTGATAGATTTAGAAAACTCTTTCAGTGTAAACAGCAAACTGCAAGGAAGTCCTTAAGTctagagaaaataaatggaagcaGTCCCAGTTGTTCAGAGGGAAGCCACTTGCAACATAAACCAGAAGTGCAATTTGAAGAAGGGTTGAAAACTACAGCAAAGATACTGAATTTCACTTGTACAAAGTGCAAGGATAACATTCGATACAGCCCAAATGAtctacagaaacattttcagctGTTACACTATGGCGAGTTGCCTTTGTATCCTTGTGAGATGTGTAACTTCTCAGCTAATGACTTTCAGTCGTTTAAACAGCATAGACGCACCCATCGTAGCACTTTAGTAAGATGTGAGCTCTGTAATGATGAGCATATGTACACTTTGTTGGATTTGACGAAACACTTCACATCAAAGCATTGTGTAAATGGTCACTTTCAATGTGAAAAATGTGGGTTTTCTACCCAGGATGTGGGCACATTTGTTCAGCACATTCACAGACATAATGAGATTCCATATAAATGTGGAAAATGCCATTACGTAAGCTTTACAAAAGAGGAGTTCCAGAAACATCATCTTGCTCACAGCAGTACGTTTCCTTATGGTTGTCAATATTGCAGTTACAGCACACCACGGAAAGAttatcttttaaaacacatcatAGCTTTGCATAGAGACCACttatatgcaaaagaaaaactggaaaatgatAAATGTGAAAAAAGAATAGTGAAGACTCCAGCAGGACTGAAGCTTGTGTTAAGAAGGTATAAAATGGGAGCGTCGAAAAAAGCATTCTGGAGACGGAAAAAAATAAGCAGTGGAAGTGACACAACTGGAGAAACAAATGCACAAGTGCTGAGAAGTGTGaataaaattcaaacaaaagCTGAGGAGCTGAACCAGTGTACGAGAGATGTGGAAGCGAATGAAAAAGATCAAATTACGTATACAGAAAAGCATAATTTCATGGGTGGAATGCTCTCTGCTACTACTGCACAATACAATAAAGCAGATGATGGAACAAGTTATGGCCTGGGATTATTGAAAAATGCTGTTCATGGGCCAACAGTATTGATGgtcaaaaacaataaaatatctGTTCCAGCAAATTACAGTGCTAAATTTATGGGATTTAAAATGGTAGATGGAAAACAACATATTGTTATAAAGTTATTACCTACAAGTAAGCAAAATGTACATTTGTTGGGTCAGAAAGCTGATCCTATTAAAGATGGTTCTACAACTCCTTTGCTACAGACTGCTGATCCCTGTGACTTCTCTTCAGGTGCTATACCACATGTAACTGATCAGTCAACCTTAAAGAACAATTCTGTTCACCCATTAACTTCACCTCCATTTTCTTGTTCTGCTCctcattcaggaaaaacaaaagtggaaaaacaaaataactccTTATTCCACGGTAGGAGTGTTTCTCAAACTGTAGCACCTTCTAATGTAGCTGTAGGAAAAAGTTCAAATTCTTTGCCAATGAAGTTGGGCTCAACTGTACCTCCATGTGATGAGGTGACAAAAGTTGGAACCCGAAGTAATATCTCATGGGGAAGTTATAGTCCAAGTCATCCTCAGGTATTACCACCCACTATTACAAATACGCTTCACTATGACCCTATGAAAATGCCCTTCTTTCCtgaactgaaaatgcaaaatgGTGGCCTGAATAATAGCAATGGAAGTAATAATTTCTATTATTCAACTTCAGTGGATTCTTCTAATGAAGGGTTGCTGTCTTTTCACAACTATTCCAAAATGGACAATTCAGATAATCCATGTAGCATTTGGATGTCAACAGATGACAGATACAAAGAATTTATATCTAGcaaaacagtttcttttcaaaacagtaGAAGTGAATCTGCATCTTCATATTCGGAGTCGATGAAAGGCTTAAAACCAGAGAAAACTGTATCAGCCCaatcaaatattaataaaacttaTGGACACATAAACACTACGAATAATTCCGAGTCTTCTAAAAGCCAGTCTAAATGTGTTGTTGACAGCGAGTGTTTTATGGAGGACCAGCATAATGGCCAGCAGTATTTGGACGCTAACACACATCAAGGCTTTGAGAATGTAGCTGAGAAATTCCAAGAAAATGCCTCTGATTGTGTTAACTCGGTCTTAATGCCTAAAATCACATCTGTTTTCTCATTGCAGAGTGAACAGGCAGCTAATTATTTATCGCCTGAAATAAACCAGTTACTGCAAGATGTGTTAAAAGTGAAAGCAACTACTCAGCCAGAATCTCACAGCAAGTCAAATAACTGCGTAAAACTTCATTCTGACAAGCTGCTTTCTGGTTACGAGACAGGGAATAAAGCCTTTACGCATTTAAAAAGCTCGGCAACTGCATGTGGTTTTCAGAGGTCTCCTCCTAATGTAGGCTTTCATTTATATAAGAGAGAGTTGAACACAAAATGTAGCATAAATGAAGGTACACATTATGGGAGAGAAAGACAGACACCCAGAACATCATTTGATTCACAGGGAATGGATAAATTATCCAGAAGTCCGGGTGTTGGCACGTTGCTAAAAACTCATACAGATGCAATCATAACACAGCAgttaataaaagataaaatgctgTCTACAACCCCAAATCCTAGCAGCTTTTCGCCAGTTCTTCGGGAACAGAAGAAAACCCTTTTAGTTCAGTCCCCTCCATCAGGATTTTTTGTTCCTTTGCACCTTGCTAACCAGCCCGGACTACAGGTGGTGTCAGGAAAATCTCTTCCGTCAACCAGTTCGTCAGATGGGCATGTGACTAAAGGTGTACCtgcatcttttgttttaaataaaggaCCTGGAATGATTTTGACTTTTAGTGGCACGATTGGAACAGTTGCAAATGTCCCTAGTGATAGTTCTCAGGTTTCAGGGAGAGTTGCATCCAGAGAATATGGTAAAATAACCATACCAGCTTCAaaagtggagggaaaaaatgacagtttcaGAAGTGGAAGAAGTTCCTGTAATAGGAGAGCATGTAGTACAGCAAATGACTCGTTGAATAGCATGCCATTCAAAGGACCTCTTGTAATTACAAACTCATCGGAGTCATCTATGAAAGGAATTTCTTCTGTGAAGGTGTTATCAGAGCATCAGGATGCTGTCTTTGGGTCCTTGGAGTCAGTAAACCAACAGGAACTAAACCAGAAACAACATGTTTATGCACTTTTGCCTGATGGACAGCAGgcagtttttctgaaatgtatgaCACCAAACAAGCCTGTAGTTCATAAACCTAGTGTTTTTCAGGATAATGCTCATTATCAAAATTGTCAACCAAAGAAAACTGGAGCCATGCAACAAAAGCTTTTGCTGAAAATTAAGACTTCTACTTCAGATACGCTGGCTGATACCACTCAGTCAGTAAGCAACTCAGTGCCCTCGCTACAGTTGGATAACTTGCAGTCCCTTACTCCTGCACTAGCACAGAAACAAACTAATCTTTCTTCTAATGATGCCTTAATCCTACCAGGTAGCTTAATGCCAGCAAATGCCTCTTTGGCAAACTCTAATCCAGCATGTCGTGTTCCTCCTGTAGAACCTGTTTATTCTACTAAGTCTGCAGGGACACGGTTGCAAAAAGGTTCTGCTGAGAGTACGCAAGTAATAACTGCTAACAACAGGAATAACTTTGGTAGTCAGAAGTCCACATGGAGCACCCGAAACAGAACCGCAAAAGTAAAACCTCGTTTAAAACAAACTGGGTCTAAAAGTTCAGAAACTGTGGGTGTGCAAAGAAGCAAGAATTTCAAACGGAAAAGTAAGGATAATTGCCTAGAACCTCCAAGAAAGAAAGTAATGTTGCACAGAAAGTGTAAGGAAAAGAATCAAGCTGAAGTTGTTAGTGAATCAGGTGGCCTTTACAAACCAAGGGCATCAAAAGAAACTGTGAGGACTTTGAAATTACTTCCTTTTAATTCTAAACAGCTTGTAAAATGCCCTCGGAGAAATCAACCAGTTGTTGTGCTTAACCATCCTGATGCAGATGTTCCAGAAGTTGTAAATGTAATGAAAACCATTGCTAAATTTAAGGGACATGTTCTTAAGGTTTCATTGTCAAAACGAACTATCGAAGCGCTTCTGCAGCCAGCCTTCTGCAATCCTTTGGATGTAACTACTGATGATCTTTCTCAAAAGAGGCACAGGACAATAAAACCTATTAGCCCTGTAAAAGAAAGATTTGTCTTAAAATTGACACTGAAAAAGACTAGCAAAAACAATTATCAGATTGTGAAAACTACCTCTGATAATACCTTGAAAGCTAAGTTTAGCTGCTGGTTTTGTGGTAGAATATTTGACAATCAGGATAATTGGGTAGGACATGGACAGAGGCATCTGATGGAGGCTACTCGAGATTGGAATTCATTAATGTAA